GGCCAGCAGCCCCAGCGCCACCAGCGCCTGCCAGCGTCCGCGCACTCCGCTCAGCAGCGCCGCGCACAGCGTCGCCAGCGCGATCAGTTGCAGCACCCCCAGCCCCAGCGTGAAGCGGTGTTCGGTCGCGCTGGTCAGGAAGGCGCCCACCAGATACAGCAGGGCGGCGCGGGTGAGGAGCCGCCGCACCCGCGCCCACCCCGTCACCCCCGCCTTCCGCATCGCCGCCTGCGAGAAGGGCAGGGCCGCCCCCGCGCAGAAGAGAAACCAGGGAAACACCAGGTCGGTCAGGGTCACCCCGCCGAAAGGCGCGTGCTGGAGCTGCGCCGGGGTCATCCCTCCCAGCGCCACATTGTTGACCAGCAGCATCAGCAGCACCGTCAGGCCCCGCCAGGCGTCCAGCGCCGTCAGCCGCGCCTGTCTCTGGGCAGGCACCGCACTCTCGGCGGGCGCTGCGGGCGTCGGGGTGGACAGGATCGTCATTCCTGATGGTCCGTCCGCCAGATGACACCCTTATGAAAAGGCGAAACGGCCCGCTGGCCCTCGTCTCACGCGGCTGGACGGTCCCTCAGCGCGGCTGGCTGCTCAGCACCACCACGTAGGCCGTGCCGCGCGATCCCTGCACCACGCTGGCCCCGGCGTGCGTATACCGCCGGTCCGTCAGGACGGCGCAGTGAACCGGCGAGTTCAGCCACCAGCGCACCGCCCCCTCCGGATTCACGCCCGCCCCCAGATAGACGATCTCGGTGACGCTCACCGCCCGGACCCCCGTGCTGGCGGCACGGACACGCGGCGTGCTGCCCCCCGCGCCCGTATGCGTGATGCGCCCACTGCTGCTCATGTACCCCGCCTGGAGGCGCGCGGCGAGGGCGTGGGCGCCACTGGCTGCCAGCGGCGCGGCGGCGGGACGGCGCCCGGTGCCGGGGCAGGTCACCCCCTGTCCTCTCGCCCGGTTCAGCCCGGCCAGCAGCCCCGCCTCGGCGGGCGCCCACGCCTGGGCACTCAGGGACGACAGCGCCACCAGGGCACCGACCAGCAACGTCAGCTTTGCACGGAGCATGTGAAGGCAGCATAAAGGGAGCCTCCCCATGAGGAAGTGAAGCGGCGGGTAGACAAGGCAGGTGCGGGTCTGGTAAGGCTGGCAACGGATAGAAGGGCTTTACAAGCGGAAACGCCGTGTGAGCGAGCAAAAAAAGCTCCTCCCCCTCAAGGGTCTGAGTGATGCATGTCAGTCTCACAAAGAAGAAACGACGTGTTGAGCGATAAAAAAACTCCTC
The window above is part of the Deinococcus metallilatus genome. Proteins encoded here:
- a CDS encoding CAP domain-containing protein, with amino-acid sequence MLRAKLTLLVGALVALSSLSAQAWAPAEAGLLAGLNRARGQGVTCPGTGRRPAAAPLAASGAHALAARLQAGYMSSSGRITHTGAGGSTPRVRAASTGVRAVSVTEIVYLGAGVNPEGAVRWWLNSPVHCAVLTDRRYTHAGASVVQGSRGTAYVVVLSSQPR